The following proteins come from a genomic window of Bos mutus isolate GX-2022 chromosome 28, NWIPB_WYAK_1.1, whole genome shotgun sequence:
- the DDIT4 gene encoding DNA damage-inducible transcript 4 protein: MPSLWDRFSSSSSSSSLSRTPTPNQPPRSAWGSAAREEGLGRCGSLESSDCESLDSSNSGFGPEEDSAYLDGVSLPDFELLSDPEDEHLCASLMQLLQESLAQARLGSRRPARLLMPGQLVSQVGKELLRLAYSEPCGLRGALLDVCVEQGKSCHSVGQLALDPSLVPTFQLTLVLRLDSRLWPKIQGLFSSANSPFVPGFSQSLTLSTGFRVIKKKLYSSEQLLIEEC; the protein is encoded by the exons ATGCCTAGCCTTTGGGATCGCTTCTCGTCGTCCTCTTCGTCCTCGTCCTTGTCCCGAACTCCCACCCCGAATCAGCCGCCGCGCTCAGCGTGGGGGTCGGCGGCCCGAGAAGAAGGACTCGGCCGCTGCGGGAGCCTGGAGAGCTCGGACTGCGAATCCCTGGACAGCAGCAACAGTGGCTTTGGGCCGGAGGAAG ACTCTGCATACCTGGATGGGGTGTCCCTGCCCGACTTCGAGCTGCTCAGCGATCCCGAGGATGAGCACCTGTGTGCCAGCCTGATGCAGCTGCTGCAGGAGAGCCTGGCCCAGGCCCGACTGGGCTCGCGGCGCCCCGCGCGCCTGCTGATGCCGGGTCAGCTGGTGAGCCAGGTGGGCAAAGAACTACTGCGCCTGGCCTACAGCGAGCCGTGCGGCCTGCGAGGGGCGCTGCTGGACGTCTGCGTAGAGCAGGGCAAGAGCTGCCACAGCGTGGGGCAACTGGCCCTCGACCCCAGCCTGGTGCCCACCTTCCAGCTGACCCTCGTGCTGCGCCTGGACTCACGCCTCTGGCCCAAGATCCAGGGGTTGTTTAGCTCTGCCAACTCTCCCTTCGTCCCTGGCTTCAGCCAGTCCCTGACGCTGAGCACTGGCTTCAGAGTAATCAAGAAGAAACTGTACAGCTCGGAGCAACTTCTCATCGAGGAGTGTTGA